The genomic segment ACGACCTCCGAGGTCCTTCCAAGTGTACATCACCGGACAGTAAGTGTAAGACCATAACCATTGCTGCAGTCTCCGCCTCGCCTTTTTCCCCAGCTTCATCCGCCTGCCGTAAGGGGTCTCGGACAAATCCAGTCTCTTGATATCGTTGGGCAGCGCGCCCAGGGGCTTGAACCTGTGGCCGGACTCCCGGGACACGGACGCGTCCACCTCGGGCAGGGTGATGGACATGAAGCTGGGGTCGAAGTGGCTGCCGAGCCGCCTCCGCAGAGCGCGCTCGTCCAGGTCGCTGTCCTTGGGGTCGTTGTCTGGGTCCGGTTGCTCGATGATGTCCAGGACAGGGAGACTGTCACTGGGCACCGGCCGGAGGTGCAAGTACGGTTGACAGAGGCCGTGCTGAAGGAGTAACACACATAGACAGCTCAGGAAACACTGCGGCGGCTCCATGACTTAAACGGGCCAGTCCAGATCCCAGAGGTTTATAAATAGTCAGCGGGACCAGCACGCGGATACTTTTAATAGCACGAAGTGTGCAGCGAGTGACGGGGACGCACTGGGCGTGCTGAGGTTGTGCTGCGGGATTAGCTGGCCCCTCCGCTCTGTGTCGCCGCCTGTCCCCTCGGCTCCCGCACCGAGTGCCGCCGCTGCCCGCTCAGCCCGGCCGGCAGACCATCTCCATGGCAACGCCGCCGCTCCCTGCCACCCGGTATCTAGACGGCTGGCAGCGGCTGAGCCACCCGAGGCATGGATCGGACAATGTCAAACAGCTTCTTCCGTGAGCGGCTCTCCGGACGGCGCCGATTCTGCTCCCGTTCCCGCTTCTGCTTCGCAGCCGGCGTCGCCGCTTCCTGGCCCGGCTCCTACTCCCAGTGTCACTTCTGCCGGTACCGCTGCCCTCGGTCGGCGTCCGGTGCTGGTGCTGCTACAGTCCAGGTATTGGTGTTGGTGTTCCGGCTGCCGGTACTGCTTGGACCGTACGCCCAGACTCAGCACCGAAGCGGCGGCGCAGGTTAAATATCGGCATCCCGGTCCCGAGGCCGGCGCGTCGCTGATTGAcacaccccccgcccccgccGACCCGCACCAGCTTAACCCGCACATTACCGGAGGCGCCGAGCAGCAGACAGCCCGGACACTGGGCACAGGACAccactaccagagcactggatgTACGACCCGGGCATTGGACGCAGGATATACGGCCCAAACACCGGACACTGGAGTCCGGACACTGGAGTCCAGGCACTGGGCACCGGGCCAAAGACACTGCACGTACGGCCAGGCACTGTACACAGGAGCCCTGTCACTGGATATGCCAGGCACTGGAGCACAAACGCTCTGGACATTGGATTTGGAGTGTGAGCACAGCAGCCCAGACACTGGATCAGAACACGGGATATATGGCTGGGTCGCAGGAAAGTGGGCACTGAAGCTCGGGCACTGGGCACTGGAGCTTAGACATTGGCTATATGGCCTACACCCTGGACACTGGAACCTGGGACTAGATACTGGATTTACTGCATGGACATTGGACACTGGAGTCCAGAAACTGGATATATGGTCAGGACATTGAATACTTGAAAATGAGCACTGGAGCCTGAACTAAGATACTGGATATACTGCACTGGAGCCTGAACACTGGATGTATACCTGGACACTGGATGTAAGACTGGGTATCAGACACAAATCAGATACAGAATATGTGTCGTATTAACTGGTCACTGACACTGGATGCTGAATGGCCACTGACAATGACCCTAGGCACAGCACCTGACACTAATACCAGACACTCACCCTTGACACAGAACTTGTACACTGACCCTGGACAGTGACCCCGTATATGACCCTGGAGAGTGACGCATACACTGACCCTGGACAGTAACCCCACACTCGGACCCTGGACAGtgacccacacactgaccctggacAGTAACCCCACACTCGGACCCTGGACAGCGATCCATACACTGACCCTGGACAATAAAAACATACACAGACCTTGGACAGTTACCCTATACAATGTCCCTGGACAGTGACCCCGGACATTAACCCCCTACACTGACCATGGAGAGTGAACCCATACACTGACCATGGGCAGTAACCCTGGACAGTGGCCACATACACTGACTCTGGACAGTAACCCCGTGTACTGAACCTGGACAGTAAAGCTGTACACTGACCCTGTACATTAAACCCGTACAGTGACCCTGGATAGTAAACCTGTACACTGACACTGGGCGTTAAACCTATACTCTGACCCTTGACAGTGACCCCGTATACTGACCCCGGACAGTAACCCGGTACACTTATCCTGTACATTAAACCCGTACACTaacctgtgacagtaactccatACACTGACCCTGGACAGTAACACCGTACACTGACCCTGCACATTAAACCCGTACACTGACCCTGGGTAGTAACTCCATACACTGACCCTGGACAGTAACACCGTACACTGACCCTGTACATTAAACCCATACACTGACTATGGACAGTAACTCCGTATATTGGCCCTGGACAATAAAAACATACACAGACCTTGGACAGTTACCCTGTACACTGACTCTGGACAGTGACCCAATAAACTGACCCTGGACAGTTACCCCGTACACTGACCCTGGACAGTAATCCCATACACTGACCCTGGACAGTAATCTCAAAAACTGACCCTGGACAATAACCCATTGCACTGACTCTGGACAGTAACACCGTATACTGACCCTGACGCTGACTCTCACACTGACCCTGACACTGACTCTtcacactgaccccagacactaGCCCTAAACACTAACGCTGGACAATAACGCTGGACACTAGCCCTAGACACTAATGCTGGACATTAACGCTGGACACTAATGCTGGACATTAGCCCTAGACACTAATGCTGGACATTAATGCTGGACACTAACGCTGGATACTAACGCTGGACACTAACACTGGACTCTAATGCTTTACTCTAATGCTGGACACTAACACTGGACACTAACGCTGGATACTAATGCTGGACACTAACACTGGACTCTAATGCTGGACACTAACACTGGACTCTAATGCTGGACACTAACACTGGACACTAATGCTGGACACTAGCCCTGGTCACTAGCCCTGGACACTAACGCTGGACACTAATGCTGGACACTAGCTCTGGACACTAACACTGGACACTAACGCTGGACTCTAATGCTGGACACTAATGCTGGACACTGACATTGACCCCTGACACTGACACAGGACTTTGACACTGACACTGACCCCTGACACTGACACAGGACTTTGACACTGACATTGACCCCTAACACTGACACAGGACTTTGACACTGACACTGACCCCTGACACTGACACAGGACTTTAACACTGGCACTGACCCCTGACATTGACACAGGACTTTGACACTGACACTGACCCCTGACATTGACACAGGACTTTGACACTGACCCTGGCCTCTGACATTGACAGTGGACACTGACACTGACCCCTGACATTGACAGTGGACACTGAACCCTGACAGTGTGCTCAGACACTGGCCCCAGGCATTGacaccagacactgaccccaaaCACCGACCACTAACACTGACCCTGGACTGACTCCTGACACTaaccccagacactgacccctgaCACTGACCCTTGATGCTGATGGCTGACACTGACACAGACTCTGACCCCTGACATCGacaatggacactgaacccagacaGTGATCTCAGATGCTGGCCCCCGACACTGACCCCTGACACTGATCCAAAATGTTGATCCCTGCCGTTGGTACAAGACACTGAACACTAAAACCTGACAGTGACCTCAGATACTGGCCCTTGACATTGACCTCTGAAATTGAACTGTGACACCGACCCCTGACAcagatcccagacactgatccctgACACTGACACCATACATTGACCCTTATACTGACCCCTGATACTGAGCCCAGACAGGGACCCTTGACATTGACCTCTGTCAcagactccagactctgatcATTGACACTAACCCCAGGCACTGACTCctgacactgaccccagacactgaaCCCTGACACTGACCCTAGACAATAACTCCTGAGGGCAGACACTGACCCCTGTCATATacaccagactctgatcccagacacggaccccagactctgatcccagacactgacccaagacactgaccccagactctgatcccagacaccgaccccagactctgatcccagacactgaccccaaactctgatcccagacactgaactcagactgatcccagactctgaccccagactctgatcccagatactgatcccagacactgaccccagactctgatcctagacactgaccaAAGACACTGACGCCGGACTCTGATCCCACAGACTCtgacccagactctgatcccagatactgatcccggacactgaccccagactctgatcccagaatctgacccaagactctgacccctgactctgaacCCAGatactgaccccagactctgatcccagactctgacccaggacactacccaagacactgacaccagactctgatcccagacactgacccagcacactgaccccagactctgatcccagacactgacctaagacactgaacccagactctgaccccagactctgaagTCGGACACTGACccgagactctgatcccagactctgacccaagatactgacccaagacactgaccctagactctgctcccagacactgatccctaacactgaccccagactctgatcccagactctgacccaggacactgacccaagacGCTGACacctgactctgatcccagacactgacccaagacactgaccccagactctgatcccagaccctgacccaagacactgacctaagacactgactccaaactctgataccagacactgacccaagacactgaacctagactctgctcccagacactgatcccggacactgaccccagactctgatcccaaactctgacccaagactctgacccctgactctgatcccagactctgagccaggacactgaccccagaactctgatcccaggcactgaccccagactctaatcccagacactgaccccagactctgatcccagacactgaccaaagacactgacgccggactctgatcccaggcactgaactcagactgatcccagactctgcccccagactctgatcccagatactgatcccggacactgacctcagactctgatcccagacactgacccaagacactgacccaggacactgaccccagactccgatcccagacactgacctaagacactgaacccagactctgaccccagactctgatctcggacactgaccccagactctgacccaagatactgacccaagacactgaccctagactctgctcccagacactgatcccggacactgagcccagactctgatcccagaccctgacccaagacactgacctaagacactgactccaaactctgatcccagacactgacccaagacactgacaccagactctgatcccagacactgacccaggacactgaccccagactctgatcccagacactgacctaagacactgaacccagactctgaccccagactctgatctcggacactgaccccagactctgatcccagactctgacccaagatactgacccaagacactgaccctagactctgctcccagacactgatcccggacactgaccccagactctgatcccagaccctgacccaagacactgacaaaagacactgactccaaaatctgataccagacactgacccaagacactgaacctagactctgctcccagacactgatcccggacactgaccccagactctgatcccaaactctgacccaagactctgacccctgactctgattccagacactgaccccagactctgatcccagactctgaaccaggacactgaccccagactctgattccagacactgacccaagacactgaacccagactctgaccccagactctgatcccagacactgaccccacactatgatcccagactctgacccaagacactgaccacagactctgatcccagacactgaccccagaactctgatcccaggctctgaccccagactctaatcccagacactgaccccagactctgatcccagacactgacatcggactgatcccagacactgaccccttactctgatcctagacactgaccaaagacactgacgccggactctgatcccaggttctgaactcagactgatcccagactctgcccccagactctgatcccagatactgattaTGGACACTGACctgagactctgatcccagaatctgacccaagactctgacccctgattctgatcccagacactgaccccagactctgatcccagactctgacccaggacactgacccaagacactgacaccagactctgatcccagacactgacccaagacactgacccaggacactgaccccagactctgatcccagactctgacccaagacactgacctaagacactgactccaaactctgataccagacactgacccaagacactgaacctagactctgctcccagacactgatcccggacactgaccccagactctgatcccaaactctgacccaagactctgacccctgactctgattccgaacactgaccccagactctgattccAGAAtctgacccaggacactgacaccagactctgatcccagacactgacccaagacactgaccacagactctgatcccggacactgaccccagactatgatcccagactctgacccaagaccctgaccacagactctgatcccagacactgacatcagactgatcccagacactgaccccttactctgatcctagacacagacccaagacactgacctaagacactgactccaaactctgataccagacactgacccaagacactgaacctagaCTTTGCTCCCAGACGCCTATcctggacactgaccccagacaatgatcccagactctgacccctgactctgatcccagacattgaccccagactctgatcccagacattgaccccagactctgatcccagactctgacccaggacactgagcccagactctgatcccagacaccgaccccagactctgatcccagacactgaccccaaactctgatcccagacactgaactcagactgatcccagactctgaccccagactctgatcccagatactgatcccagacactgaccacagacctctgatcccaggcactgaccccagactctaatcccagacactgagcCCAGACACTTATCaccgacactgacatcagactgatcccagactctgatcctagactctgatcccagacacggaccccatactctgatcctagacactgaccaAAGACACTGACGCCAGACTCTGATCCAAggcactgaactcagactgatcccagactctgaccccagtctctgatcccagatactgatcccggacactgaccccagactctgttcccagaatctgacccaagacactgacacctgactctgatcacagacagtgaccccagactatgatcccagacactaaccacagactctgatcccagacactgacatcagactgatcccagactctgatcccagatactgatcccagacactgatcccttactctgatcctagacacagacccaagacactgacgctggactccgatcccagacactgacccaagacactgactccagactctgatcccagatactgaccacagactctgataccaggcactgaccccagactcgaatcccagacagtgaccccaaactctgatcctagacattgaattcagactgatcccagactctgaccccagactctgatcccagatactgatcccagacactgaccccatacTCTGATCCGAAACACTGACCAAAGAcactgacccctgactctgatcacagacagtgaccccagactctgatcccagactctgacccaagataCTGACCAAGACACTGACCATAGACTCtgctcccagacactgatcccggacacttACCCCAGACTCTGATACCAGACACTGACACAAGACACTGAACCTAGACTCTGCTTCCAGACACTGATCTCGGACacagaccccagactctgatcccagactctgacccaagactctgacccctgactctgattctagacactgaccccagtcactgacaccagactctgatcccagactctgacccgagactctgacccctgactctgatcccagacactgaccccagactctgatcccagacactgacccaagacactgaacccagactctgaccccagactctgatcccagacactgacccaagacactgaacccagactctgaccccagactctgatcccggacactgaccccagactatgatccgagactctgacccaagacactgaccacagactctgatcccagacactgaccccagaactctgatcccaggcactgacatcagacagatcccagactctgatcccagactctgatcccagatactgatcccggacactgaccccagactatgatcccagactctgacccaagacacagacccaagacactcactccagactctgacccaagacactcactccagactctgatcccagacattgACCCCAGACTTTGATACCAGGTACTGACCCCAGATTCGAATCCCAGACGGTGACCCCAAACTCTGATCCAgacactgaactcagactgatcccagactctgaccccaagactctgatcccagacactgacccaagacactgaacccagactatgatcccagactctgacccaagacactgacccattACACTGACCACAgaatctgatcccagacactgaccccagaactctgatcccaggcactgaccccagactctaatcccagacactgaccccagactctgatcccagacactgacatcaggacagatcccagactctgatcccagactctgatcccagatactgatcccagacactgaccccatacTCTGATCCGAGACAATGACCAAAGACACTGAAccctgactctgatcacagacagtaacctcagactctgaccccagactctgatccctgacactgaccccagactctgatcccagactctgacccaagatactgacccaagacactgacctaGACTCTGcttcccagacactgatcccggacacttACCCAGGACTCTGATACAGACACTGACAGAAGAT from the Mobula birostris isolate sMobBir1 chromosome 9, sMobBir1.hap1, whole genome shotgun sequence genome contains:
- the nog2 gene encoding noggin-2; the protein is MEPPQCFLSCLCVLLLQHGLCQPYLHLRPVPSDSLPVLDIIEQPDPDNDPKDSDLDERALRRRLGSHFDPSFMSITLPEVDASVSRESGHRFKPLGALPNDIKRLDLSETPYGRRMKLGKKARRRLQQWLWSYTYCPVMYTWKDLGGRFWPRFVKEGNCYNERSCSFPEGMLCKPVKSISKTFLRWYCQGWSKPRYCTWIPVQYPVISECKCAC